In Dryobates pubescens isolate bDryPub1 chromosome 28, bDryPub1.pri, whole genome shotgun sequence, a single window of DNA contains:
- the CENPW gene encoding centromere protein W encodes MKCTAPRSTLRRIIKNEKPSLRLAANTDLLVHLSFLLFLHRLAEEARTNAIQNRSKMIKPDHAIAAAKVILKKSRG; translated from the exons ATGAAGTGCACGGCTCCCCGCAGCACTCTGCGCAGAATCATCAAGAACGAGAAGCCCAGCTTACGCCTGGCGGCGAACACCGACCTGCTg GTGCATCTGAGCTTCTTGCTGTTCCTCCATCGTCTAGCAGAAGAAGCCAGGACAAATGCAATCCAGAACAGGAGCAAAATGATTAAACCTGACCACGCAATAGCTGCAGCAAAG gttattttaaagaaaagcagaggCTAG